The sequence TGATCCTTTAGGTAGGCGGTCTGGTTGGTGGTGCCGATGAAGATGCACTGGCGGCGCAACTCCTCGTGCATGCGGCCATAAGGACGGCGGACGTGGTCGATGCTGCTCGACACGAACGCCTTGAGAGCCTCGACGCCAGACTTGGAGAGAACAGACATCTCCCCCAGCTCGATGATCCAGCGGCCTTGCAGCGAAAGCGGCGCATCCTTCGACTCAGTGTTGCCGATGGGCGAATCAGAGAACCACTCGACGTGCGGCGACAGTGACTTCACAAAGGAACTCTTGCCACAGCCCTGGTCGCCTTCCAACACAATGACGTTATCGAACTTGCAGCCAGGCTGGTGAACACGGCGAACCGCAGCGATCAACGTCTTGGCACCGATGGCACGGACATAAGCATTGTCAGCGGCACCTGCGTACCGAACCAGGAGAGTATCGAGCCGAGGCTTTCCATCCCAAGTCAGGCCAGCAAGGTATGCGCGAACAGGGTGAATGGGGTTCTCACGCGCCAAGGTCAACACGGCGTCCGTTACGTCATCCTTGCCCCAATTAACGCCCGTGGACTCGACCAGATACTTGCGAATCAGGCGCAGCAGATCGTCGTCCAACCTACGGCCCGCATCTACGGCCCATGGCAGTTCGGAAGCGACGAGATGGTAGGCGCAGCCGAACTCGTCATACACCAAACCCAGACGGGCGCTGATGTGCTGCACCAGTTTGAGACAGTTCGGATAAGAACTGACGATCTTGCCGCCTTCGGTACGCTGCAGTGTCGGCAACATGTCCCCATCGACAGGCGCCACATCGAAGTCCCCCTCCGGGGCCGGGTGTGGGATGCCGATGCCGTGCCTGCCGAGCACCTGGTACAGGTGGCGGATGGTCGTTGGCCGCCCACCACTTCCGGCCCTGGATGCGAGCGAGTCCCAGCGATAGCCAATCAATTCGGCGTGATCTTCATAGCCCGCCGCCTGGGTACTCCAGGCGATAAACTCCTCGCGCCCTGCACCGGCAGTGGCATGGTGGCAGGCACACATGAACTGAAACCAGTCGTCGTGCGATCCCTCACCGTAGTCGTCCACAGGCAACCTGGCCAAGGCCGCAGCGAGCTGCCAGGGTTCAATCTCCCCCCAACGGTCATCGCCATTGGCACCCTCGGGGGGCGCCATCCGACGAACCCTT is a genomic window of Pseudomonas resinovorans NBRC 106553 containing:
- a CDS encoding VapE domain-containing protein, producing MDAKENARGQGGRKVIPQREREHSQAHGINDAGTIPRETPSFDDAEFLAKAGYELIPLRHGGKVPRDPNWLRRHYDPVTLIAEARHCGSNLGVRLRPTDLVIDVDPRNGGDKSLERLVADVGLDLDRCPCVFTGGGGHHYYLQKPSDFPTVGKRPEYPGIDFKKLGGQVVAPGAVHPDTGKRYMSEFFLLGPDETPGAPAALLDLLRVRRMAPPEGANGDDRWGEIEPWQLAAALARLPVDDYGEGSHDDWFQFMCACHHATAGAGREEFIAWSTQAAGYEDHAELIGYRWDSLASRAGSGGRPTTIRHLYQVLGRHGIGIPHPAPEGDFDVAPVDGDMLPTLQRTEGGKIVSSYPNCLKLVQHISARLGLVYDEFGCAYHLVASELPWAVDAGRRLDDDLLRLIRKYLVESTGVNWGKDDVTDAVLTLARENPIHPVRAYLAGLTWDGKPRLDTLLVRYAGAADNAYVRAIGAKTLIAAVRRVHQPGCKFDNVIVLEGDQGCGKSSFVKSLSPHVEWFSDSPIGNTESKDAPLSLQGRWIIELGEMSVLSKSGVEALKAFVSSSIDHVRRPYGRMHEELRRQCIFIGTTNQTAYLKDQTGNRRFWPVKVGTIDLDGLVADRDQLWAEAAAREAAGESLLLPQELWGVAAIEQEDRVAEDPWADTLRDYLGYKEVWDSINKEVQKFEPLDRVHSAMLLSDALGIRPSEQTQAHSQRLRVVMEKYLGWKHKSNLRAGEDGRQGKGYQRP